One Methylophaga marina DNA window includes the following coding sequences:
- the hemN gene encoding oxygen-independent coproporphyrinogen III oxidase has translation MTDAIEFNEGLIRRYDKAGPRYTSYPTAVEFHHGFTVDTYAQHIALSNQRGGPLSLYFHVPFCDTVCFYCACNKIITKNRQHAQPYLENLYEEIRMQAELFDSNRVVEQLHWGGGTPTFLTHQQMRELMAQTRKHFTLADDDKGEFSIEIDPREADDATIKLLRELGFNRISLGLQDFNPKVQKAVNRIQTEEQTFSILDAARREGFRSISLDLIYGLPHQTVESFSETLDKVIAASPDRLSVFNYAHMPDLFKTQRQIATADIPLPQVKLQILHRTIDKLTAAGYVYIGMDHFAKPDDELTLAQQNKQLYRNFQGYSTRAECDLIGFGVTSIGKVGDAYVQNVKTLPEYDEAIKAGKLPVLRGVELDDDDKCRRDIITRLICDFALDIPAIEKAYNLNFNEYFADAIEDLEQFAQDGLLQYKWDSIEVLPAGRLLIRNICMVFDKYSQQARQRFSKVI, from the coding sequence ATGACTGATGCGATTGAATTTAATGAAGGATTAATCCGCCGTTACGACAAAGCCGGCCCGCGTTATACCTCCTACCCGACTGCTGTCGAATTTCATCATGGTTTTACGGTCGACACATACGCTCAACATATTGCTTTATCTAATCAGCGTGGCGGCCCGCTTTCGCTATATTTCCATGTGCCGTTCTGCGATACCGTTTGTTTCTATTGCGCCTGCAATAAAATCATCACCAAAAACCGCCAGCATGCTCAGCCTTACTTAGAAAACCTGTATGAAGAAATACGTATGCAGGCTGAATTGTTCGACTCAAACCGAGTAGTTGAACAACTGCACTGGGGCGGTGGCACGCCAACATTTTTAACGCATCAGCAAATGCGTGAATTGATGGCGCAGACACGTAAACACTTCACCTTAGCGGATGATGACAAAGGTGAGTTTTCGATTGAAATCGATCCACGTGAAGCTGATGACGCCACCATAAAACTATTAAGAGAGCTTGGCTTTAACCGCATCAGCCTCGGTTTGCAGGACTTCAACCCTAAGGTGCAGAAAGCCGTTAACCGTATTCAAACCGAAGAACAAACATTCTCAATTTTAGACGCTGCCCGTCGAGAAGGTTTCCGCAGTATCAGCCTGGATCTGATCTATGGCCTGCCCCATCAAACTGTAGAAAGCTTCAGCGAAACGTTAGATAAAGTGATTGCTGCCAGTCCTGATCGTTTGTCCGTGTTCAACTACGCTCACATGCCTGATCTATTTAAAACACAACGGCAAATTGCTACGGCTGACATTCCACTACCACAGGTGAAATTACAGATTCTGCACCGCACCATCGATAAACTGACCGCGGCAGGTTATGTATATATAGGCATGGATCACTTTGCCAAACCAGACGATGAGCTCACCCTAGCTCAACAAAACAAACAGCTGTATCGCAACTTCCAGGGTTACTCGACTCGTGCTGAGTGTGATCTGATTGGCTTCGGCGTCACGTCCATTGGCAAAGTTGGTGATGCCTATGTGCAAAATGTGAAAACGCTGCCGGAATATGATGAAGCGATTAAGGCGGGCAAATTGCCGGTATTACGTGGTGTTGAGCTGGATGACGATGATAAATGTCGTCGCGACATCATCACTCGTCTTATCTGTGATTTTGCTCTGGATATTCCCGCTATCGAAAAAGCTTACAACCTCAACTTCAACGAGTATTTTGCTGACGCCATTGAAGACCTAGAACAATTTGCCCAAGACGGCCTGTTGCAGTATAAATGGGACTCTATAGAAGTCTTACCCGCCGGCCGCTTGTTAATTCGTAATATCTGCATGGTGTTTGATAAATACAGTCAACAAGCAAGGCAGCGATTTTCCAAAGTTATATAG
- a CDS encoding chloride channel protein translates to MLEKLRQYFIFGRLGVKLYVLAVITGLLSSLAIILLRLTIDFGQMALFPSGEVESYDSLPWYWLLALPIIGSLLIGLLFRGLDAEQRNTGILHVIERLSSYEGRLPWQNAVRQFIGTSIAIITGHSVGREGPGVHLGAASGSLLASGLELPNNSVRILVASGSAAAIAASFNTPIAGVIFAMEVIMMEYHIASFIPVILAAVTGAVVCRLTFGDDTVFVNLASEMQSLWELPYIIFLGIIIGFLATLSLKSLQLFSGTFSKHPAWLRPTYAGILMGVFGMAVPEVMGMGYGIIGSISANEIAIGSLVIILVLKLVLSSACVGFGIPAGMVGPTMVVGACAGAILGYIGNLVLPEYASSMTFYAVIGMCAMMSATLKAPLAALMAMLELTGNPEIILPGMLAIVFSSLIIHDYFKLDALFVSILRYRGLDFQNDPISQALRKISVGAAMQRNFVTLNQTISAQMAMQTLKNSPEWIIITRDRIPVVMMPASDLARAVSVKDMGENTEIDLMQIPGTRRDVHKISLHTSLFEAHRALNEHHVEALYVSRQNAPMIERIYGILTREMIEAHYQLPKSVTK, encoded by the coding sequence ATGCTGGAAAAACTCCGACAGTACTTCATCTTTGGTCGATTGGGCGTCAAGCTGTATGTGCTTGCTGTCATTACCGGATTACTGTCGAGTCTCGCCATTATTCTGCTGCGCCTGACCATTGATTTTGGTCAAATGGCCCTGTTCCCCTCTGGCGAAGTGGAAAGTTACGACTCATTACCCTGGTACTGGTTACTGGCACTCCCCATTATCGGCAGCCTGCTAATTGGGCTGTTATTTCGCGGACTGGATGCAGAGCAACGTAACACTGGTATTTTGCATGTTATCGAGCGGCTCTCCTCCTATGAAGGCCGGCTTCCGTGGCAAAATGCCGTCCGGCAATTTATAGGTACCAGTATCGCCATCATCACCGGCCACTCTGTCGGTCGTGAAGGACCAGGTGTGCATCTGGGTGCTGCCAGCGGCAGTTTGCTTGCAAGCGGGTTAGAGCTCCCAAACAACAGTGTGCGTATTCTGGTTGCTTCTGGCTCTGCCGCCGCCATAGCAGCCTCCTTTAATACGCCCATCGCTGGTGTGATCTTCGCGATGGAAGTCATCATGATGGAATACCACATTGCCAGTTTTATTCCAGTCATTCTGGCAGCGGTAACCGGTGCAGTGGTCTGTCGGCTCACCTTTGGAGATGATACGGTTTTCGTTAACCTCGCCTCCGAAATGCAATCCTTATGGGAGCTGCCCTACATCATTTTTCTCGGCATCATCATTGGTTTTTTAGCCACCTTATCTCTAAAAAGCCTGCAATTGTTTTCCGGCACCTTTAGTAAACATCCTGCTTGGTTACGTCCAACCTATGCCGGTATTTTAATGGGTGTGTTTGGCATGGCCGTGCCTGAAGTGATGGGCATGGGCTACGGCATTATTGGCAGTATCTCCGCTAATGAAATCGCGATTGGCAGCCTGGTCATCATCCTTGTACTGAAACTAGTGCTGTCCTCTGCTTGCGTGGGTTTTGGTATCCCCGCGGGAATGGTCGGCCCCACCATGGTCGTCGGTGCCTGTGCCGGTGCGATTCTGGGTTATATCGGTAATTTAGTCTTACCGGAATATGCCTCTTCTATGACCTTTTATGCCGTTATCGGTATGTGTGCGATGATGTCTGCCACACTCAAAGCTCCACTTGCGGCTTTAATGGCGATGTTGGAATTAACCGGTAATCCGGAAATCATCCTGCCGGGGATGCTCGCTATCGTTTTCTCCAGTTTGATTATTCACGATTACTTCAAGCTTGATGCCTTATTTGTCAGCATTCTTCGCTATCGTGGCCTCGACTTTCAAAATGACCCTATCTCACAAGCATTACGTAAGATCAGTGTGGGCGCGGCCATGCAACGTAACTTTGTCACGTTAAATCAAACCATCAGCGCCCAAATGGCCATGCAAACCTTAAAAAACAGCCCCGAATGGATCATTATTACCCGCGATCGCATTCCGGTAGTAATGATGCCTGCCAGTGATCTGGCCAGAGCTGTCAGCGTCAAAGACATGGGTGAAAATACCGAAATCGACTTAATGCAAATTCCCGGCACACGTCGAGATGTACACAAAATTTCCTTACATACCAGTTTGTTCGAAGCACACCGGGCCCTGAATGAACATCATGTAGAAGCGCTTTACGTCAGCCGTCAGAACGCACCAATGATTGAACGAATCTACGGCATTCTGACTCGTGAAATGATCGAAGCCCACTACCAATTACCTAAATCTGTAACAAAATAG
- a CDS encoding outer membrane protein, whose protein sequence is MFSRNWISAKMPNPRQISWISFISLLSIIGLNSPAYADDGWMFSPYLRVDLGYSTTIDDDVRFLDPSEYDTLDMDRDSGERYQIGVGAKLNDFIRADITVSYRDKMTEVGTYLDADGIPNKAINEIDDGAFQTSNWSTILNIYVDPFRAAGLDTGAFSPYLQGGIGWARNKTEDMKFTNAGTLFGDTHNDFAWQIGAGVLYSITDHLKLDLSYRYLDMGEARASNSYTAGGPTFNVGDIDFDLKAHEVLLGLQYQY, encoded by the coding sequence ATGTTTTCACGGAACTGGATATCAGCAAAAATGCCTAATCCTCGGCAGATTTCTTGGATTAGCTTCATTAGCCTTTTGAGCATTATCGGGCTAAATAGTCCTGCGTATGCGGATGATGGATGGATGTTTTCACCCTATCTGCGTGTAGATCTGGGGTATTCCACCACGATTGATGATGATGTCCGCTTTCTTGACCCTAGCGAGTACGATACTTTGGATATGGATCGTGATAGCGGCGAACGCTATCAAATCGGCGTAGGCGCCAAACTAAACGACTTTATACGGGCAGATATTACGGTGTCATACCGCGATAAAATGACAGAGGTCGGGACTTATCTTGATGCGGATGGCATTCCGAACAAAGCCATTAACGAAATTGATGACGGCGCGTTTCAAACTTCGAACTGGTCGACGATCCTTAACATCTATGTCGACCCATTTCGCGCAGCCGGTTTGGATACTGGCGCATTTTCCCCTTACCTGCAGGGCGGCATTGGCTGGGCACGAAATAAAACCGAAGACATGAAGTTTACGAATGCAGGTACCCTATTCGGTGATACCCACAATGATTTTGCCTGGCAAATTGGTGCTGGTGTCCTTTACTCCATTACCGACCATTTGAAACTCGATCTGTCTTATCGTTATCTTGATATGGGCGAAGCACGCGCTTCAAACTCTTATACAGCTGGCGGCCCTACCTTCAATGTAGGAGACATAGACTTCGATTTAAAAGCCCACGAAGTATTGCTCGGTCTGCAATATCAATATTGA